TCCACGCAGACACAGGACATAAGGGGAAAGATGTTGGGGTAAGTGCAGCCATAGTAGAGTCCTCCGATGACGATCTGCACGCGGGCGCAGACCTGACGAGGCTCCAGTTTCCAGCACCCACGTCTGGCGTCATGCTACAGGCGGCAACAGAAGCGCTCAAGCCGCCGCCCAGACAAATCAGGCAGACGGGGCAAGCGGCTACACATAGCGCACCGCGCATCATCTGTATGTATGTTCGCCTGCTGTCGCCCAGAGCCGCACCAGGTCGCACACCGCCGAAGCCCAGTCTTTTGCGCTCAATATGAGCTGGCTAATCTTTTCTTCAGAGCAGAATTTGTTCGTCTGACACCGCAATCTGACGGCTTTTTTATCCATGATTATCGGGAAGCTTAGTCGACCTTAGCCACGCCTTCAAAGAGTGTTATAACCTACGTTTGGGCCATGTGTCCCGCCGCATGCTTCACTCACAACGAGCGAAGGCCGTTGGAAGACTGGCCCGGACACAAGAGCTGAACGGGAAGACCAACGTTACGGAGGTAGGGACTATGGGTTGGATTATTACGATTATCGTCGGTGCGCTGTGCGGCTGGCTGGCTAGCATCATCATGAAGACCGATGCCCAGCAGGGTGCGATTGCCAACATTCTGATCGGCATCGTCGGTTCGGTACTCGCGCAGTGGATTTTTGGCAGCCTGCTCCATATCGGCAGCAGCACCGTGGCCGGCAGCGGCTTCAGCTTCTGGAGCATCGTCTGGGGCGTCATCGGTTCGGTGGTATTGATCGCTATCCTCAAAGCCCTGCGAGTTTTGCGCTAACACCGTTCATCTCTCGTTCTCCTGCCGGGTGCACTGTCCGGCAGTTTTTTTGTGCCAATGTGGCGGGCCGAAATCTCCAGCTCCCAGATAGCTGTGCAGCGTTCAGAAGCTCATCCGGCTGCAAGGTGCTGTAGAGCTACTCGGATGTGTCAAAGAGACGAGACGGCTTTCTGTGTATGTCTCGGGTCTTCGGTGGCGTCCGCTTGAGAACCGCTTCAGATGTGCTATTCTTCTTCAGCTTGTCCGGCGACAGCCACAGGCCCGATGACCCTTCCAAGTCGCCTTCCGTACCTCATGGGCGCAGGCTGCTGGGGCGCGGAGCCGCTTTGGCTGAGAACCCAACACCCGGACTGAAGAACCAAAGAGAAGGAGCATCAATATGTCGAAAGTGTGCGAAATGTGCGGCAAGGGGCCAATCGTGGTCAACTCTGTCATCCGCCGTGGTAAGGCTCGTGCAGCGGGCGGCGTGGGCCGTAAGGTCACCGGTGTCAGCAAGACCCGTCAGCTTCCCAACCTTCAGCGTGTCACCGTGCGTCAGAACGGCCTGAGCGTGCGCCTGCGTATCTGCACCAAGTGCATGAAAAACGCTTACGCTGCCTGAGTCGTCACCATCACCAAGCTGGCCCCGATGAACTGTCGGGGCCAGCTTTCTTTGATGTGGTGCGGAGGGAAAGGGTGTCTGCGTGCTGCCGACTGGCCAGACAGCACGCCTTCTGTCAGAGCCGGTTGCCTGGGCGGCGATCCGGCACGAAGCTCAGCACGATCAGCAGCAGAGTTCCCACCACCACGCACGAGTCAGCAATATTGAAAATGGGGAATTCGCCTGCCCTAAGGCCGCGTGTGACCACGGACAGCGCCGGTGAATACAACATGTCGGTCACGCGTCCCAGAAACAGGCCGTCGATGGTATTTCCAATAGCTCCGGCGGCGATCAGCCCCAGGATCAGCGCCATGGCACGCGGCTGTGGACGCACGAACAGATACACCAGAATGCCAAGGCCCACGACTAGGCGCAGACCTGCCAGAATCGCGGTCGATCCCGAGAGCAGACTCCAGGCCGCGCCGGTGTTATAGGTGAGCTGCCAGTTCAGCAGGCCGGGAATGAACGAAACAGGCGCTTCACCATACGTCAGGTGGGTACGCGCCCAGGCTTTGAGCGCCTGATCTGCACCGACCAGAAGAACTGCCAGAAGCAGCGGAACCCAGCCAGGCAGGCGGCGGCGTTGAAAGGGATCAGTGGACACCGAGTCAGTATGCCGCACCTGCCAGGACTCTGCCGCCCCTCCGGAGGGATGAGGTGTGCCCGCCTTGTCATGTACCTTCCAACGTTTCAGCAAGATGCACGCCACAATGCAGCTATGGCAAATGTAGAAAGTTTCGATCTCGACCACACCAAGGTTCA
Above is a window of Deinococcus ruber DNA encoding:
- the rpmB gene encoding 50S ribosomal protein L28, giving the protein MSKVCEMCGKGPIVVNSVIRRGKARAAGGVGRKVTGVSKTRQLPNLQRVTVRQNGLSVRLRICTKCMKNAYAA
- the lspA gene encoding signal peptidase II, which gives rise to MSTDPFQRRRLPGWVPLLLAVLLVGADQALKAWARTHLTYGEAPVSFIPGLLNWQLTYNTGAAWSLLSGSTAILAGLRLVVGLGILVYLFVRPQPRAMALILGLIAAGAIGNTIDGLFLGRVTDMLYSPALSVVTRGLRAGEFPIFNIADSCVVVGTLLLIVLSFVPDRRPGNRL
- a CDS encoding GlsB/YeaQ/YmgE family stress response membrane protein encodes the protein MGWIITIIVGALCGWLASIIMKTDAQQGAIANILIGIVGSVLAQWIFGSLLHIGSSTVAGSGFSFWSIVWGVIGSVVLIAILKALRVLR